A window of Danio aesculapii chromosome 16, fDanAes4.1, whole genome shotgun sequence genomic DNA:
TACTTTAGGCTCCTGATATACAGTGGTCCCACGTTAAttgcgggagttacgttctaaaaataacccacgaTAGGTGAAATCTGCGAAGTAGTCtgctttattttatacaattataatagatgctttaaggctgtaaaacccctcactacacactttatactctTTTCTCAGACGGGCATGTTCACACATTTctctctcgtttaaacactcaaagttcaaaccttcatagTAAATTCaatccagtattatagaatgaaagcaaagataaaacctgttgtcaggcgcaaacattcatcgctgtcagcaaaaggttcataaagctctTTAGCTTTAGTGTGGATAATGTTGGCATTCAGTGTAATGTTCTttatcctgcagtcactgatccacaaaactaaagcagactccattcttaagggggtcacacaccggatgcaccGCGCACATGAtcgttggaagtaacacacactaCACGCACATTCACATgacttaaaatgaaattattatcattattattaattattactagcAACATTCTAGCAATcgccaagcaacaccttagcagccacctaacaacaccttagcaaccaccaagcaacaccttagcaatcaactagcaacaccttagcaaccacatagcaacactttagcaaccacctagtaacaccctagcaaccacctagcaactgcctagcaaccacctaaaaacactttagcaaccagataacaacaccttagcaaccacctagcaacaccttagaaaacgcataacaccttagcaaccacctagcaaccgcatagcatcaccttagcaaccacctagtaacaccctagcaaccatctagcaaccccctagcaacaccctagcaaccgcctaacactttagcaaccgcatagcaacaccttagcaaccacctagtaacaccatagcaaccacttaacaacacccttgcaaccacatagcaacactttagcaaccgcatagcaacaccttagcaaccaactagtaacaccctagcaaccgcatagcaaccactaagcagctacctagcaacaccttagcaaccaccgagcaacaccttagcaaccacctaacaacactttagcaaccacctagcaaccacatagcaacaccttagcaacaccctagcaccacagacagccgccgacttgcagtGCCAGTGTGCGTACCCTGACAGAAACCTATGTTTGCATGGCGCATCGCTATGGTGTGGGACCCtctttacgatggtcttgctgcggacagttacaaatctttttgcatccttgttgaaactcacactgcTGGCCAGGGTTGTAATAGTTTTGGATTCTTCGTTAGTTTtagatttgattttgttttgactttttgttttcaaattcagttttaattagtttttagagggagATTGACTAGTTTATTACTTTCTATATTTGGAAATTGCTCTGTTTCAGTTTagtctttattagtttcagtattaattttagttttctttcttgtaaattaggatatttattaggtgcaagattcaaaaccATCAGAATAAATgttgtataataaaaaacaaccaaagatacattttttgaaacctgtattcagaggacacatgaccactaccatctaccactaccatcgtCTAATTCTACAACTACCCATCCACATCTACcactacccatcctcaaattcaaatacaacagcccacaacaAAGCAGGTCTCAGTAAAGTATGTGTGCAAGGCAAGTGATGGGAAGTgggatcttttgtgacaatcttccCATGTTTGGACTTAACAtaccaaaaatatgtagtcagcaatcatcaTGTCAGCCAGGTAAAACATCACcacgttttgcaacccaactgaatcATGATTCACTAATATAtactccattacgattttctgttatgaaataaacttacgtttcgccagatcctctcatttaagccctcggtttacccacgCTGCAGTTTTTCAAGTTTAGTTAAGTCACAGGAGGCTGtcgtgtactgtttgtgttcagttcatCATCTGCTGAATCACACATgggcagtattatcggttcacagcttctcaaatctgatctcagtgtcctattctaataactgaataactcagtgtGTTGAAAAGGCCAGGAATATTTTGGCGTTATGATTTGACGCtggtttgattgacagctgggtCGGGCCCGCCCAGAAgacacatagcatttccgttcctgTAGTCGGACATTGCAGTTCTATACAGCCTGTCTAACAGCTCGATGCAGTGGCGTATTGTGTGTGCGTCACGAGAAGTAAGTGTTTATATCTGTGTGCTTTTAACACCTAGTTTATTGGTTTAGTGTTGTAACACAAAGTTGTAACTTCAAATGTGTCATCACCGCGGTTGGTGCACGATCCAAGTAAACGCCATTATTAACGACGCTGCCGTACATGTTATCCCCGCAAGTTTATATACTATTGGATTGTGTTGATGTGTAAATTAGACAtttggcaacccaggctcattcagaaaacgtagtcccgtggatgtttctggagactgcgaaatacgtcccaggaggtacgtatttttgcagtttttgcgaatctgcgagaggctgctgtgtgcgctttttcgtttctcaaatgtctctcgcgagtgccgttcgcgcccacgctgttctcgcgtaaacccacctgaggccgctgtcgaacaaccGTCTGTCCGAATGATTGACTGGGTGACCGGCCAATTGGCAGGCCGAACCCAACCTCCTctttccctgaacccaaccaattttaccgattgacccgcccacccgcttacttccctaaacccaaccaacaatttacaaaagccgtccagaaaaagaaaagccctcgtctgattttttaccacgttttcagactttaccacattctcaccctgttattcacgtgtttacttttgtttcttggattctgtttttgtcttacctgatttctggaaccgctcttccccgcactcgaacccggtcgtcgtcttcccgtgttcgcgtgggtttcccacgggttccccggtttcctcccaccgtccaaaaacatacaccatagccaattgactaaaccaaattatcacccaagACAACCTTAGTTCACACTTCTCACACGCcgacagcaggggagttctcaagaccgacctgagctcgaactcccctctcgcccttctaacgggagggatatcacgagctcagggctctctcccgggacagcatgccaattacgctttattgattatcagccaagtgtgaactcttgaataaagtttcagttagttctatagaatttttatttcagtaaacgaaaatgacttaaaattttagttttcgtttttttcgttcgttttcgccAAGTATAATAACCTTGCTGCTAAAGActgaagatttatgttaatttagcaAGCTGAATGCATTTTGTATTGTACAGGAAACActgaggagattgattgacaatggcctacagccaatcaggaagcagaacacaatgcgctgtaaaaaaataagcatgtaaaattacgaaagaaaaaaaaaaatgcacgaAACTAAAAAAGGTGAACCccattatagcgagggaccactgtatatgtCAAGTTAAAATCCAAGCCAAAGTTCCTCAGGACTTTTCACTATATAGTGTGCATCTGTAGTACCTTTACAGTGAGCAGTCCTTTGGCTGCCAGCGCATCTTCTCCTCTGCCGTTAGGAAAGCATCGATACTCAGCCTCCACAATCGGAAAGCGACTAGCCAGGAACAAACCGCTattaaaaaacttaaaagaaGAGCACGATCCAGCAGGATGACATGCGTAAACTCCAACATCGTAGAGAACGTGTCCATACAGCGGTCCGAGAGCTTGCGTCAGCTTCAGAGCAGCTCTTTTATCGAAAACCTCCTGAAGGCAAACGATATCCACAGACGGCGGGAATAACGCGGACACTTCCATTGGTACATCAGCATCTCGTTGAAGAGTTCGCAAAGATCGAGGCGGATGCTTTTGGTGGTTGGAGTTTTGGTTGCAATTGGGTTTTGGAGTCGCTTCGTTGGCTTCAATTGCATCGGGAGGTTCTACGGAAGCATCCACAGATCCGTATGAAGATGCATTCGGTTGTGGGATCAAACTACTTGAAGGAGTAACCGTCCCACAGCTACTCGGAGAGTCAACAAATATCCGAATGTGTGGACGGGTTACACCTTGGACGATGCTTTTCCCGATGATCAACGCACGTTTTTGGGTATGTCCGAGATTATTAAACCTTGCAATTCCATCAGGAAGCAGGCATACGTTTGCAGTCAAAAACCCAAAGCTGATTTTCCCCATCTCTTCCCATCGTGCATTGCGGTTTTCCATGGGAATGCTTTGCTCTTGTTTGTGGTATGAGAACGGTCGGCGTATTGCTTGCAGTGGAGCCCATAGTATGAATCCCAAAAATGCAAATGGGGTGGAGATGATGAATAGGATGAAGAAGAGGATGGAGCCGAAGATGAGTTTAAGAGGATGGAGGTAGCACTCTTGCTCGTGCCTCCACATGCGCTCCAGTGTGGTGGAGACGCAGACGGCGATCAGGCGGTCCAGGAACCAGAAACACGGGAAGATTAGACCCCATCCTACTGCATGGAGACCCTCCAAAAAACCATTGGGGAAAGGAGACTCTCTTAAAGACATAACTCAGCGCCGCCACACGCCAGATCATCTCAGATGGTCCACATTCACAGCTGAATTCTGCAGAGAAATAATGGGAAAAGCAATTATGTTTGTAATGCTAAactgttaaattatattatttcagccatttctgtttaagggagagaagattttgttcacatttctaaacatatgtttaataactcatctctaataactgattaattctcttccccatgatgacagtaaataatattacattagATATTTTACGAGATGCTAGTCTtgagtttaaagtgacatttaaaggcttaactagggtaataagggtaaagttagggtaattaggcaagtcattgtataacagtggtttgttctggagacaatccaaaactaatattgcttaagcgggctaataatgttgactttagaatggctttaaaacaattaaaaactgcttttattctagcgaaataaaacaaatgagactttctccagaagaaaaaatattataggaaatactgtgaaaatttcctgaatccaTTAAAtatccatacctgtcaacattggcatgtgaaaatatttaaatattaaggtAAACCCCAATTTAAATAAACAGGTAAACAGtcaataatatgttttattattattatttacgaaagaaaatataaattgtatacattagcagcaaatacattagcaaacagttcagcttattaaactTAAAAgctttataatgaaatagaatcaagctatcaaatctcattaatcttcactgtataacttacacattctgattaaacagcagtgaatgaatctcttatttatttagatttttttcttttgattacattaaataatgcaggtttcactttaaaaatacagatctaacattataatgaaagcactCGATTGATTTCCTCACTTAAGCttatttaggacgaaattagttgtgtttggaaaaaacccaccaagatcgacatctttagatgctgtttttattaagtatatgtatatgtctgttcaaacacacacccaaaacccagacattcgctccgcttcaaatcacgtgtactgAATCCGTACTGAAACAGCGtctgtttatcactatggagcgcgtcagctgacagtcacgcaccgctatatgactgttttgaggattgcatatgaaggggagacggcacctgtattgaaaaggaaagggaatcctgctgtttttatatttatttcacagtgttttcatgcctaaacaaagtgaAAACACAGAACAGACTCTCATTTAAGTgcaagggcggcccctggtggttagACGAtttgggttgcgtatagggaggcttgGCTCT
This region includes:
- the smpd5 gene encoding sphingomyelin phosphodiesterase 5, translating into MSLRESPFPNGFLEGLHAVGWGLIFPCFWFLDRLIAVCVSTTLERMWRHEQECYLHPLKLIFGSILFFILFIISTPFAFLGFILWAPLQAIRRPFSYHKQEQSIPMENRNARWEEMGKISFGFLTANVCLLPDGIARFNNLGHTQKRALIIGKSIVQGVTRPHIRIFVDSPSSCGTVTPSSSLIPQPNASSYGSVDASVEPPDAIEANEATPKPNCNQNSNHQKHPPRSLRTLQRDADVPMEVSALFPPSVDIVCLQEVFDKRAALKLTQALGPLYGHVLYDVGVYACHPAGSCSSFKFFNSGLFLASRFPIVEAEYRCFPNGRGEDALAAKGLLTVKVDTGLQKGEKRMVGFINCTHLHAPEGEGAIRFEQLNMLSKWTSEFQTLNRRDDELLLFDVLCGDFNFDNCSPDDRLEQSHSLFDEYTDPCRAAAGKEKPWVIGTLLEQPTLYDENMRTPDNLQRTLESEDLRKDFISPPVALDGVPLVYPEADQPWIGRRIDYLLYREKSGHRTEVEELTYVTQLAGLTDHIPVGFRLSVSLDSEQN